GATTCGGCTTGGAAAGCTTTAACTAGCGTTTGGGTCGAGCGATCAAAGTTCCCGCTTTCTGCAATCATCACCCGCCCACGTTGAATGTTTAATAAATGTTGGAGTTCTTTAACGCAATCGCCACGACTGCCCAGTTGGACGCTTGGATGGTAGTAATAAGTCACATGGTTCAAAAAATAATAATTGAAAGGGCAGGCAAAGTCCGTGCCTGGATACGGAAAGGCCGCCGAAACTGTAGCGGCATTGGCAAAGACTT
This genomic window from Candidatus Saccharimonadales bacterium contains:
- a CDS encoding peptidoglycan-binding domain-containing protein, which translates into the protein MLVATWFDKIMPRAKQKSTSQLFSRHKFSRPLIIASVIGLVLMMGLLYQQVFANAATVSAAFPYPGTDFACPFNYYFLNHVTYYYHPSVQLGSRGDCVKELQHLLNIQRGRVMIAESGNFDRSTQTLVKAFQAESGLSPDGKVNQQTWTKLHYRAGVVHTALPGSSR